CCGTGGTCGCCGTGGACCTGCCGAGCGGGATCGAGGCCGACACGGGAGAGGTCCTGGGTACCGCCGTCCGCGCCGATCTGACGGTGACCTTCGGGACGCACAAGCCCGGGCTGCTCATCGACCCGGGGCGTGAGTACGCCGGTTCGGTACGCCTCGTCGACATCGGGCTCGAACTGCCCGAGGAGGCCGAACAGGAGGCCCTTCAGCACGCGGACGTGGCGGCGCGGCTGCCGGCGCCGGGAGCCGAGAGCGACAAGTACCGGCGCGGCGTCGTCGGGATCGCGGCCGGGTCCGCGAGGTATCCCGGGGCCGCCGTGCTCGCCGTGTCCGGGGCCTTGCGGGGTGGGGCGGGGGCGGTGCGGTACGTCGGGCCCGCGGCGGATGCCGTGATCTCCCGCTTTCCCGAGACGCTCGTGTCGGACCAGGGGCCCGCACGGGCCGGGCGCGTCCAGGCGTGGGTGGTGGGGCCCGGGGTCGGGGACGACGCGTCGGCGGTGGCGCAGGTGCTCGGGGCGGATGTGCCGGTGCTGGTGGACGCGGACGGGCTGCGGCTCGCGGACCGGTCCGCCGTACGGGCCCGTACCGCGCCCACGCTGATGACTCCGCACGCCGGGGAGGCGGCGGCGTTGCTCGGGGTCTCGCGGGAGTCGGTGGAGGCGGCTCGGCTGGCGTCGGCGCGGGAGTTGGCGCTTCGGTACGGGGCGACCGTGCTGCTGAAGGGGTCGACGACGCTGGTCGCCGATCCGGCGGGCGGTGCGGTGCGGGTGAATCCGACGGGGACGGCGTGGCTGGCCACGGCCGGGAGCGGGGACGTGCTGTCGGGGCTTGCGGGGTCGTTGCTCGCGGCCGGGTTGTCGGCGTTGGACGCGGGAAGTGTGGGCGCGTATCTGCATGGGCTGGCGGGGAGGCTCGCGGCGGACGGGGCGCCCTTGGGGGCGCATGATGTCGCGGCGGCGATTCCGGAGGCCTGGCGGGACGTCCGCGACGCGCTGCGCTGACTGCGCCGTTCTTTGGCTGCGGGGCGGTGGGGGCCGGGCGCGCACTTCCTCGCGCCCCTGGGGCGGGGCTTCGCCCCAGCCCGCTCCGGGTGGGTTCTTCGGCCGCGGGTGGTAGGGGCTCGGCGCGCAGTTCCCCGCGCCCCTTGAGGGGCGCTGCGTTGCCCATTACGGGGGACCCCGTCCGCGCGGCGCACCCCCGCTCGCCCCGGGGTTGCGTATCGCTGGTCGCATGATGATGAGCAGACGAATGAGATGCGGGAGCGTGGGGGTGCTCTTCGCGCTGCTGGTGGTGATGCCGGTGGAGGGGGCGGCGGCGGAGGCCGGGCCCCCGGCGCCCGGGCCGGGAAGCGAGCTGGTGCCCGGCGTGCCGCCGGGGCCCCAGCAGCCGTGGCAGGTGGACACGCCGGACCAGATGCTGCCGCCCAAGGCGTACACGCCGAGCGCGAAGGAGGACGCCGTCGAGCCGAGGGACGCCCCCGCGCAGACGGATGCGCTCATCGAGTACGTCCCCCTCAGCGAGGCCGTCGCGGGCAAGTCCGTGACGTGCAGCAAGCTGACCGGGCCGTACCAGCGGCAGGTCGAGCGGTGGCTGAAGCTGAAGGTCGACGGGAAGCAGTCGAAGGGCGACTGCGCCGCCATCCGGGCGTTCCAGAAGAAGCAGGGGATCAAGCCGAACACGGGCTTCGCTGGCGCCGTCACCTGGGGCTGGATGCGGCTGCTGTCCGCGAAGAAGAACCCGAACGCGGCCGGGAAGTGCCCCGTGCGGTCGTACCGCGTCGCGTGTGTGGACCTGACCCGGCAGCTCACCTGGGTGCAGAAGGGGAAGAAGGTGCTGTGGGGACCGGTGCCGATGCGCAGCGGGCGGGCCGGGTACCGGACCAGGACCGGCTGGTTCAAGATCTACTGGAAGCACAAGAACCACTGGTCGACGCTGTACAACACCCCGATGCCGTACAGCCAGTTCTTCAGCGGCGGAGAGGCCTTCCACGCCATCTACGGCAGCGTCTACGACCCGAACGGCTCGTACGGCTGTGTCAATCTGCGCCTCGCCGACGCCCGCTCCCTGTGGAACGTCACGAAGACGGGCGACCACGTGTACGTGTGGGGCCGCAGGGCCGGCACCTGACCGTCCTCCGGGGGCTCTCGGGCCGCTCTGAGACACTGGGGGCGCGATGAACGACACAGCACCCCTGCGCGCCCGCGCAGAGATCGACCTGGCCGCCCTGCGGGCCAACGTGCGGACCCTGCGCGCCCACGCGCCGTCCGCGGCCTTGATGGCCGTGGTCAAGTCCGACGCGTACGGCCACGGCGCGGTCCCGTGCGCCCGCGCGGCGCTGGAGGCGGGCGCCACCTGGCTCGGCACCGCCACCCCCGAGGAGGCCCTCGCGCTGCGCGCGGCCGGCCTGACCGACAGCCGGATCATGTGCTGGCTGTGGACGCCGGGCGGGCCGTGGCGGGAGGCCATCGAGGCCGACCTCGACGTGTCGGTGAGCGGGATGTGGGCCCTGCGGGAGGTCACCGCGGCGGCCGAGGCGGCCGGGACGGCCGCCCGGGTCCAGCTCAAGGCCGACACCGGGCTCGGGCGCGGCGGCTGCCAGCCCGCCGACTGGCCCGAACTCGTGCGCGAGGCGCTGGGCGCCGAGGAACGCGGGCTGATCGACATCACCGGTCTGTGGTCGCACTTCGCCTGCGCCGACGAACCCGGGCATCCCTCCATCCGCGCCCAACTGGACCGTTTCCGCGAGATGGTGACGTACGCCGAGGAGCGGGGCGTGCGCCCCGAGGTGCGGCACATCGCCAACTCGCCGGCCACGCTGACCCTCCCCGAGAGCCACTTCGACCTCGTACGGACGGGGATCGCGGTCTACGGCGTCTCGCCCAGCCCCGAGATCGGCACGCCGGCCGACTTCGGGCTGCGCCCGGTGATGACGCTGAGCGCGTCCCTCACGCTGGTGAAGCACGTACCGGGGGGCCACGGGGTCAGTTACGGGCATCACTACGTCACCGCGGGTGCCACCACCCTCGGCCTCGTCCCCGTCGGCTACGCGGACGGCGTGCCGCGCCACGCCTCCGGCACCGGACCGGTGCTGGTGGGCGGCAAGTGGCGGACGGTGGCGGGGCGGGTCGCGATGGACCAGTTCGTGGTCGACCTGGGCGGGGACGAGCCGGTGCCCGGTTCGGAGGCGATCCTGTTCGGCCCGGGCGACCGGGGCGAGCCGACCGCCGAGGACTGGGCGCGGGCGGCGGGGACGATCGCGTACGAAATCGTCACCCGGATCGGAACTCGAGTGCCGCGCGTATACGTGAATAAGGAACAAGGCGGGTAATCCGCAAGGAGTACGGGGGGTGCCCCGCGCAGGACAACAGGGCAACAGGACATAGTTGCACCATCAGCGGTACCTCCGGCACCGCCCGGAGCACGACCGGCACCACCCCCAGCACGACCTTCTGAAGTGAAACGACACCCGGCGAAGAGGAGCGGTACGTGAGCGAGAGCAGCGCGGAGGCCGTCACGGACGTCGCCGCGGCGGCCGTCGCCTCCGCCGCCGGGAACTGGCGCAAGGCCGGTATCGCCGGCGTCGCCATAGGCGTGGTCGCCGCGGGGGCCGCCGCCGGAGTCGCCATAGAGCGGCTGACGGTGGGCCGCGGTATGCGCAACAAGGCCCGCCTCGCGCTCGACTCCACGGGCCCGTACGGCTCGCTGCGCGGCACGCCGGGCAAGGCGTACGCCGACGACGGCACCGAGCTGTACTACGAGGTGGACGACATCGAGCAGGATGTGACGTTCACCCCACGCCGGCGCCGGCTCTTCGGGCGCAAGGCCCCGGCCCCCGTCACCGTCGTCTTCAGCCACGGGTACTGCCTCAACCAGGACTCCTGGCACTTCCAGCGGGCCGCGCTGCGCGGGGTGGTGCGCACGGTGCACTGGGACCAGCGCAGTCACGGCCGCTCCGGGCGCGGGGTCGCGCAGACGAAGGACGGCACGCCCGTCTCCATCGACCAGCTCGGCCAGGACCTGAAGGCCGTCATCGACGCGGCCGTGCCGGAGGGGCCGATCGTGCTGGTGGGGCACTCCATGGGCGGCATGACCGTCATGGCGCTGGCCGAGCGGTATCCGGACCTCGTCCGCCAGCGGGTCGTCGCCGCCGCGCTCGTCGGTACGTCGTCGGGGCGGCTCGGCGAGGTCAACTTCGGGCTGCCCGTCGCGGGCGTCAACGCGGTGCGCCGGGTGCTGCCCGGTGTGCTGAAGGCGCTCGGTCAGCAGGCCGCCCTGGTGGAGCGGGGGCGGCGGGCCACGGCCGACCTGTTCGCGGGGATCATCAAGCGGTACTCGTTCGCGTCCCGGGACGTCGACCCGGCCATCGTGCGGTTCGCCGAACGGATGATCGAGGGCACCCCGATCGACGTCGTCGCGGAGTTCTACCCGGCGTTCACCGAGCACGACAAGACCGAGGCCCTCGCGTACTTCGCCGAACTGCCGGTGCTGGTGCTGGCCGGGGTCGGCGACATGGTGACACCGAGTGAGCACAGCGAGGCGATCGCGGACCTGCTGCCGGACGCCGAACTGGTGCTCGTCCCGGACGCCGGGCATCTGGTCATGCTGGAGCACCCCGAGGTGGTCATAGACCGTCTCGCCGACCTTCTGATGCGCGCGGGCGCCGTCCCGGCAGGGGCTACCGTGGGTGGCTATGGAAGCACCAGCAGCAGCACACAACCCGGCTGAGACCGCCGCCGAGGGCGTGAACGTCCGGATCACCGTCAACTCGCCAGAACAGATGCGGGAGTTGGGCCTTCACCTGGCCAAGCTGCTGCGCGCGGGCGATCTCGTGATGCTGAACGGGGAGCTCGGCGCGGGCAAGACGACGCTGACCCGTGGCCTCGGCGAGGGGCTCGGCGTACGGGGCGCGGTCACCTCGCCGACGTTCGTCATCGCCCGTGTGCACCCCTCCCTCGGCGACGGTCCGCCGCTCGTGCACGTGGACGCGTACCGGCTGGGCGGCGGCCTCGACGAGATGGAGGACCTCGACCTCGACGTGTCGCTCTCCGACTCGGTGATCGTCGTGGAGTGGGGCGAGGGCAAGGTCGAGGAGCTCACCGACGACCGGCTCACCGTCGTCATCCACCGGGCCGTCGGTGACACCACGGACGAGGTACGGCACGTCACGCTCACCGGGCTCGGGGAGCGCTGGGCGACGACCGATCTGAGCGTGCTCGCGGCTTGATCACCCTGGGTGAGGGTTCCGGGGGACGTGAAGGTTCCGACAAGCCGTCGGCAAGATGTTGCGTTCGGTGTCCCGGCCGTGGTCACATGGACCTCAGTCCGTAGTTAGGTCTACCTAACCACGCTTGCCCCCGAATCCCCCAGGAGGCGTCCATGTCGGCTTCGGAACGTGACGCGCCGGTGCAGCAGCCGTGCGGTGGGGTGTCGATGCGGGACCTTTTGGCGTCGTGTGCGGCGGCCGACGCGGTGTCCAGGCCGCCTCGGGCGCCGATGCCGGAGGCGCCGCGTGCGGAGGCGCGGCCGCGCAAAGCTGCGTGAGCGCTCCGCTGGAGGGGCGGTACTTCGTCTGCGGGTGGGTGGGGGCTGGTCGCGCCCCGCGGCGGAGCCGCTGATGTACACAGCCCCGCGCCCCTGAGGGCGCGCCTCCGCACAGGTCCGCCGACTAGCGGATGACGACCACCTTCACGCCGATCGTCGCGAAGTTCCACATCGCGGTGCCGTTCTTGCGGGTCTCCCGGATACCGCCGAGTTTCTTGGTGGAGTCGGGGGAACCCGTGGAGCCGTCTGTGGCGGAGCTGAAGCCGATCGCCACGCCGTCGACGACGGCGAAGCGGACGACGTGCTCGATCTGGGCGCCGTCCGATCCGGTGACAGCCTTGGACCGGGAGGTGACGGCGTAGGTGCCGACTCCCGGGTCCACCGTGCCGGGGGTGACCTTGAAGGTGCGCTCGGTCCTGTTGTTCGCGGCGACCAGCCACACGCGGTCGTCGTCGATCGAGTAGACGACCCGCTCACCGCTGCCCGAGGCGGTCGGCAGCGCCACCGGGTTCTTCTTGTCCCGGGGTGCCTTCGTGGTGGGGACCTTGGACGCGCCCGCGAGGGGCTTGCCCAGGGTGTCGGGCACGTTCGCGGACGCCTGGTAGGCGAGGAAGCCGACCACCGCGACAGCCGCCGCGGTGAGCCCGGCCACGAATCCCGAGCTGCTCCTAGCCACCTTGTGTACCCGCCTCTCGTACCGCGTTCGTGTCCATTACGTCCTTTGTGGTGACGGTAGCAGCCGCCGTCCCGCAGACCGGGGCGGCCGTGCGTCCCGCTCGGGCGCCGTAGGCTGTTTGCGTGCTCTTGCTCGCTCTGGATACCGCAACCCCCGCCGTGACCGTCGCCCTGCACGACGGCACGTCCGTCATCGCCTCGTCGAGCCAGGTGGACGCGCGCCGGCACGGAGAGCTGCTGCTGCCGGCCGTCGACCGGGTGCTCGCCGAGGCAGGCCTCACGCTGGACGCCGTCACCGGCATCGTCGTGGGTGTGGGCCCCGGCCCGTACACGGGGCTGCGCGTCGGCCTCATGACCGCCGACACCTTCGGCCTCGTGCTCGGCGTGCCCGTGCACGGCCTGTGCACCCTCGACGGGCTCGCGTACGCCGCCGACGGCACCGGCGTCGAGGGCCCGTTCGTCGTCGCGACGGACGCCCGGCGCAAGGAGGTGTACTGGGCGCTGTACGACGACCCTCGTACGCGTGCCTCCGAGCCCGCGGTCGACCGGCCCGCCGACATCGCCGGGACGGTCGCCGGTCTGCCCGCCGTGGGTGCGGGTGCGCTGCTCTATCCCGACACCTTCCCGGACGCCCGTGCTCCCGAGCACGTCTCGGCGGGCGCGCTCGCGTCCCTGGCGGCGGAGAAACTCGCCGCGGGCGAGGAGCTCGAGGCGCCCCGGCCGCTCTACCTGCGCCGCCCGGACGCCCAGGTGCCCAAGAACTACAAGGTGGTCACCCCGAAGTGACCGCCGAGCTGCGCGAGATGCGCTGGTGGGACATCGATCCCGTACTGGAGCTGGAGAAGGACCTCTTCCCCGAGGACGCCTGGTCGCGGGGGATGTTCTGGTCCGAGCTGGCCCACGCCCGCGGGCCCGGGGCGACGCGCCGGTACGTGGTGGCGACCGAGAGCGGCCGACTCGTCGGATACGCCGGACTGGCCGCCTCCGGTGACCTGGGCGACGTACAGACCATCGCCGTACGACGTGATCAGTGGGGCACCGGCCTCGGCGCCCGGCTGCTGACCGAGCTGCTGCGGGCCGCGACCGCGTTCGAGTGCGCCGAGGTCATGCTCGAGTGCCGGGTGGACAACGTCCGAGCGCAGAAGCTGTACGAGCGCTTCGGCTTCGAGCCCATCGGCTTCCGTCGCGGTTACTACCAGCCTGGCAACGTCGACGCCCTGGTGATGCGGATGCGCACCGCGTCCGACAGCGGCTCCGCCCCGGGTTCACCCTCCGTAAACGGCGTACAAGGAACAGAGAGCAATGGCTGACGAACCGCTGGTCCTGGGTATCGAGACCTCCTGCGACGAGACCGGCGTCGGCATCGTCCGCGGCAACACGCTGCTCGCGGACGCCGTCGCGTCCAGCGTCGACGAGCACGCCCGCTTCGGCGGCGTCGTGCCCGAGGTCGCCTCCCGCGCCCACCTGGAGGCGATGGTGCCGACCATCGACCGGGCGCTCAAGGACGCGGGGGTGAGCGCCAGGGACCTGGACGGCATCGCCGTCACCGCGGGGCCCGGGCTGGCCGGCGCGCTGCTCGTCGGGGTGTCGGCGGCGAAGGCGTACGCCTACGCGCTGGGCAAGCCCCTGTACGGCGTCAACCACCTCGCCTCCCACATCTGCGTGGACCAGCTGGAACACGGCCCGCTGCCGGAGCCGACGATGGCCCTGCTCGTGTCGGGTGGCCACTCGTCCCTGCTGCTCTCGACCGACATCACCTCCGACGTACGGCCCATGGGCGCGACCATCGACGACGCCGCGGGCGAGGCCTTCGACAAGATCGCGCGCGTGCTCAACCTCGGCTTCCCCGGCGGTCCGGTCATCGACCGGTACGCGAAGGAGGGCGACCCCTCCGCGATCGCCTTCCCGCGCGGACTCACCGGGCCGCGCGACCCGGCGTACGACTTCTCCTTCTCCGGCCTGAAGACGTCCGTGGCCCGCTGGATCGAGGCCAAGCGGGCGGCGGGCGAGGAGGTGCCGGTGCGTGACGTGTCGGCCTCCTTCCAGGAGGCGGTCGTCGACGTGCTGACCCGCAAGGCCGTACGGGCCTGCAAGGACCAGGGAGTCGACCACCTGATGATCGGCGGCGGCGTGGCCGCGAACTCACGGCTGCGGGCGCTCGCGCAGGAGCGCTGCGAGGCCGCGGGGATCCGGCTGCGGGTGCCGCGGCCGAAGCTGTGCACGGACAACGGGGCGATGGTGGCCGCGCTGGGAGCGGAGATGGTCTCCCGCAACCGGGCCGCCTCCGACTGGGACCTGTCGGCCGACTCCTCGCTGCCGGTGACGGACCCGCATGTGCCCGGCCGTTCCCAGGAGCACGGCCACGACCACGGCCCCGGCCATGATCACGTGCACGAGGTCTCCAAGGAGAACCTGTACTCGTGAGCGTCGCGCTGATGTGGGAGGCGCGGGCCGTCTCCGGACGGGGCGAGGAACTGCTCGCCTGGGTGCGGGGGCAGGAGCTGGCGAGCGAGCCGCTGCGGCGGGAGGTCCTGCGCGCGCCGCAGGACCGGGTGCTCGTCATCACCTGGTGGGATGCGCCCTACGACGCCGAGTTGCCCGAACTCCCTGAGCCGGACGGAGAGTTGGTGACCCGGGCGGTCCATCGGTGGCGGTTCGAGTCGGTCTCCTGAGGCTTTCGTCTCCGGCCGGGCTTCACGACGAACTCGCTTTTCCGGAAGACTCCTGCAAAGTTTCGTATGTGGGTGTGGAACGGTAGAGGGGCGGTTCGACGTGTCGACGGAGGTGGGCGCTGTGGCCCGGGAGAGCATCAAGAACAAGGTGACGATCACCGAGATCGCCCGGCAGGCCGGCGTCTCGGTGCCCACCGTGTCGCGTGTCGTCAACGGCCGCTCCGACGTGTCGCCGGAGACCCGGGCCCGCATCGAGGACCTGCTGCGGCGCCACGGCTACCAGCGCAGGTCGTCCGCGCCCGGTGACCGGGCGGCCCTGATCGACCTGGTCTTCAACGACCTC
This portion of the Streptomyces mirabilis genome encodes:
- a CDS encoding L,D-transpeptidase family protein, with product MPVEGAAAEAGPPAPGPGSELVPGVPPGPQQPWQVDTPDQMLPPKAYTPSAKEDAVEPRDAPAQTDALIEYVPLSEAVAGKSVTCSKLTGPYQRQVERWLKLKVDGKQSKGDCAAIRAFQKKQGIKPNTGFAGAVTWGWMRLLSAKKNPNAAGKCPVRSYRVACVDLTRQLTWVQKGKKVLWGPVPMRSGRAGYRTRTGWFKIYWKHKNHWSTLYNTPMPYSQFFSGGEAFHAIYGSVYDPNGSYGCVNLRLADARSLWNVTKTGDHVYVWGRRAGT
- the rimI gene encoding ribosomal protein S18-alanine N-acetyltransferase; this encodes MRWWDIDPVLELEKDLFPEDAWSRGMFWSELAHARGPGATRRYVVATESGRLVGYAGLAASGDLGDVQTIAVRRDQWGTGLGARLLTELLRAATAFECAEVMLECRVDNVRAQKLYERFGFEPIGFRRGYYQPGNVDALVMRMRTASDSGSAPGSPSVNGVQGTESNG
- the tsaD gene encoding tRNA (adenosine(37)-N6)-threonylcarbamoyltransferase complex transferase subunit TsaD; this encodes MADEPLVLGIETSCDETGVGIVRGNTLLADAVASSVDEHARFGGVVPEVASRAHLEAMVPTIDRALKDAGVSARDLDGIAVTAGPGLAGALLVGVSAAKAYAYALGKPLYGVNHLASHICVDQLEHGPLPEPTMALLVSGGHSSLLLSTDITSDVRPMGATIDDAAGEAFDKIARVLNLGFPGGPVIDRYAKEGDPSAIAFPRGLTGPRDPAYDFSFSGLKTSVARWIEAKRAAGEEVPVRDVSASFQEAVVDVLTRKAVRACKDQGVDHLMIGGGVAANSRLRALAQERCEAAGIRLRVPRPKLCTDNGAMVAALGAEMVSRNRAASDWDLSADSSLPVTDPHVPGRSQEHGHDHGPGHDHVHEVSKENLYS
- the tsaB gene encoding tRNA (adenosine(37)-N6)-threonylcarbamoyltransferase complex dimerization subunit type 1 TsaB, yielding MLLLALDTATPAVTVALHDGTSVIASSSQVDARRHGELLLPAVDRVLAEAGLTLDAVTGIVVGVGPGPYTGLRVGLMTADTFGLVLGVPVHGLCTLDGLAYAADGTGVEGPFVVATDARRKEVYWALYDDPRTRASEPAVDRPADIAGTVAGLPAVGAGALLYPDTFPDARAPEHVSAGALASLAAEKLAAGEELEAPRPLYLRRPDAQVPKNYKVVTPK
- the tsaE gene encoding tRNA (adenosine(37)-N6)-threonylcarbamoyltransferase complex ATPase subunit type 1 TsaE, giving the protein MEAPAAAHNPAETAAEGVNVRITVNSPEQMRELGLHLAKLLRAGDLVMLNGELGAGKTTLTRGLGEGLGVRGAVTSPTFVIARVHPSLGDGPPLVHVDAYRLGGGLDEMEDLDLDVSLSDSVIVVEWGEGKVEELTDDRLTVVIHRAVGDTTDEVRHVTLTGLGERWATTDLSVLAA
- a CDS encoding alpha/beta hydrolase, giving the protein MSESSAEAVTDVAAAAVASAAGNWRKAGIAGVAIGVVAAGAAAGVAIERLTVGRGMRNKARLALDSTGPYGSLRGTPGKAYADDGTELYYEVDDIEQDVTFTPRRRRLFGRKAPAPVTVVFSHGYCLNQDSWHFQRAALRGVVRTVHWDQRSHGRSGRGVAQTKDGTPVSIDQLGQDLKAVIDAAVPEGPIVLVGHSMGGMTVMALAERYPDLVRQRVVAAALVGTSSGRLGEVNFGLPVAGVNAVRRVLPGVLKALGQQAALVERGRRATADLFAGIIKRYSFASRDVDPAIVRFAERMIEGTPIDVVAEFYPAFTEHDKTEALAYFAELPVLVLAGVGDMVTPSEHSEAIADLLPDAELVLVPDAGHLVMLEHPEVVIDRLADLLMRAGAVPAGATVGGYGSTSSSTQPG
- the alr gene encoding alanine racemase, translating into MNDTAPLRARAEIDLAALRANVRTLRAHAPSAALMAVVKSDAYGHGAVPCARAALEAGATWLGTATPEEALALRAAGLTDSRIMCWLWTPGGPWREAIEADLDVSVSGMWALREVTAAAEAAGTAARVQLKADTGLGRGGCQPADWPELVREALGAEERGLIDITGLWSHFACADEPGHPSIRAQLDRFREMVTYAEERGVRPEVRHIANSPATLTLPESHFDLVRTGIAVYGVSPSPEIGTPADFGLRPVMTLSASLTLVKHVPGGHGVSYGHHYVTAGATTLGLVPVGYADGVPRHASGTGPVLVGGKWRTVAGRVAMDQFVVDLGGDEPVPGSEAILFGPGDRGEPTAEDWARAAGTIAYEIVTRIGTRVPRVYVNKEQGG